A single Deltaproteobacteria bacterium DNA region contains:
- a CDS encoding DUF3343 domain-containing protein, whose product MKWARALFPRKTEPKRGLSEKAMLLYPSTGEVIRAEAALKQAGVMVAVKGPPPELRQGCDMVIEFPLLEEMRVREVLDGHNLSPLRVAVVQDHLLEPVSLYHVKELDGFLMVRAANMKITVNRADGRIVNISGGGCPDVPYLAEMLVGKTLDEAPEPRVLGQTLCGYALQLAFEEVRRLCRG is encoded by the coding sequence ATGAAATGGGCGCGGGCGCTTTTTCCCCGCAAGACCGAGCCCAAACGCGGCCTGTCGGAAAAGGCCATGCTGCTCTATCCGAGCACGGGCGAGGTCATCCGGGCCGAGGCGGCGCTCAAACAGGCCGGTGTGATGGTGGCGGTCAAGGGGCCGCCGCCGGAGCTGCGCCAGGGCTGCGACATGGTCATCGAATTTCCCCTTTTGGAAGAAATGCGCGTCAGGGAGGTGCTGGACGGCCACAACCTGTCGCCCCTGCGCGTGGCCGTGGTTCAGGACCATCTTCTGGAGCCGGTCTCGCTGTATCACGTCAAGGAGTTGGATGGTTTCCTCATGGTCCGGGCCGCGAACATGAAGATCACCGTGAACCGGGCGGATGGGCGTATCGTCAATATTTCGGGCGGGGGCTGTCCGGACGTGCCCTATCTGGCCGAAATGCTGGTCGGCAAAACCCTGGACGAGGCCCCCGAGCCGCGCGTCCTGGGTCAGACCCTGTGTGGCTATGCCTTGCAACTCGCGTTCGAGGAGGTGCGCCGTCTATGTCGTGGTTGA
- a CDS encoding preprotein translocase subunit TatB, producing MKQTVDARGLSCPQPVLLAMQAMRAAGSGEIEVVVDNEASRENVGRAAQSQGWSVAVTDLGNDEFRLDLAKS from the coding sequence ATGAAACAGACAGTTGATGCGCGGGGTTTGTCCTGCCCGCAGCCGGTGCTTTTGGCCATGCAGGCCATGCGCGCGGCCGGTTCCGGAGAAATCGAGGTTGTGGTGGACAACGAGGCCAGCCGGGAAAATGTCGGCCGGGCCGCGCAAAGCCAGGGCTGGAGCGTGGCCGTGACGGACCTGGGCAACGACGAATTCCGCCTGGATCTGGCCAAATCATGA
- a CDS encoding YedE-related selenium metabolism membrane protein — MSRGVKNVFATGAGIIAVGALIGVVAALLQKFGNPANMAICVACFGRDIAGAVGLHRAEVVQYLRPEIIGFVLGSFAAALVFKEFKPTGGSSPMIRFVLGMIAMIGALVFLGCPWRVILRLAGGDGNALFGLLGLIAGVWIGTLFFKNGFSLGRSQSQSSCAGLMLPLIMLGLLALRVIFPPIPAAAQSGVLWYSLKGPGAAYAPLVFSLGAGLGIGFLAQRSRFCTMGAIRDVLLFRQWYLMSGFLALLGAALVANLVLGQFKPGFEGQPVAHTMWFWNFAGMLMAGLAFALAGGCPGRQLFMSGEGNSDAGIFVLGSVVGAGVAHNFGLASSPQGIGPHGVAGVVIGMLVLIFIGVTHCKR; from the coding sequence CAACATGGCCATCTGCGTGGCCTGCTTCGGGCGGGATATCGCCGGGGCCGTGGGGCTGCACCGGGCCGAGGTGGTGCAGTATCTGCGTCCGGAAATCATCGGGTTCGTGCTGGGGTCCTTCGCGGCCGCTCTCGTTTTCAAGGAATTCAAGCCCACGGGCGGTTCATCGCCCATGATCCGATTCGTGCTGGGCATGATCGCCATGATCGGCGCCCTGGTTTTTCTGGGCTGTCCGTGGCGGGTCATTCTGCGTCTGGCTGGCGGTGACGGCAACGCCCTGTTTGGGCTGCTCGGTCTGATTGCCGGCGTCTGGATCGGAACCCTGTTTTTCAAGAACGGCTTTTCCCTGGGCCGCAGTCAATCCCAGTCTTCGTGCGCGGGGCTTATGCTGCCGTTGATCATGCTGGGCCTTCTGGCTCTGCGCGTGATTTTTCCGCCCATTCCCGCCGCCGCCCAGAGCGGCGTGCTCTGGTATTCCCTCAAGGGCCCTGGAGCGGCGTACGCGCCCTTGGTTTTTTCGCTGGGCGCGGGCCTGGGTATCGGTTTTCTGGCCCAGCGGAGCCGGTTTTGCACCATGGGCGCCATCCGCGACGTGCTTTTGTTCCGGCAGTGGTATCTGATGTCCGGTTTTCTGGCCCTGCTGGGGGCGGCCCTGGTCGCCAATCTCGTCCTTGGCCAGTTCAAGCCCGGTTTCGAGGGCCAGCCCGTGGCCCATACCATGTGGTTTTGGAATTTCGCGGGCATGCTCATGGCCGGTCTGGCCTTTGCCCTGGCCGGTGGGTGCCCTGGCCGACAGCTGTTCATGTCCGGCGAGGGCAACAGCGACGCCGGAATTTTTGTCCTGGGTTCAGTGGTTGGCGCTGGCGTGGCCCACAATTTCGGTTTGGCCAGCTCGCCCCAGGGCATCGGTCCGCACGGCGTGGCCGGGGTGGTCATTGGCATGTTGGTCTTGATTTTTATTGGTGTGACGCACTGCAAACGGTAG